Proteins co-encoded in one Malus domestica chromosome 09, GDT2T_hap1 genomic window:
- the LOC103444327 gene encoding chloroplastic group IIA intron splicing facilitator CRS1, chloroplastic isoform X3: MPATLFLSPLSTLPNTAHLLPSHAQFSISSSLNPKPPQNPTPSKTPHSTPPLESFSSSDASVKAPAAPWMKGPLLLQPHQVIDFSKPRNRKIPGNAKPENSDSELGGKLVGIRGERAIKQIVQSIERLGPNENPEIPQKGFGEFGIWDCLEGLVQEDNSVGTHRGFGEFGIGNCLEGLGKAYDSRISGKKMPWEREERMVFPRVKRERVASAVELSLEKELLERLRSEAAKMRKWIKVKKAGVTQTVVDDVKFIWKGNELAMLKFDVPLCRNMYRAQEILEMKTGGMVVWRNKDSLVIYRGCNYQSTSKFFPKRCPRSAGCQETSSSDLIQLDLEKSSIYQSETFESAVDEKLNKKNDKGDPTQIFLETNVNCQPTSRSLYEKEADRLLDGLGPRFIDWWMHKPLPVDADLLPEVVPGFKAPIRHCPPNTRSKLTDDELTNLRKSARSLPTHFVLGRNRKLQGLAAAILKLWEKSQIAKIAVKFGVPNTNNEQMAYELKCLTGGVLLLRNKFIILLYRGKDFLPCGVSDLVAKREIELNRWQLHEEHARLKAIEIFSEDDEPLGSTGTVGTLSEFHNIQTEYGDLIRRNKDIEIKLEAEKARLGRELRNQEHKAFILNRKIEKSTNKLSKLNSQWTPAEQDVDQEMMTEEERECFRKIGLKMHSCLVLGRRGVFNGVKEGIHQHWKHREVVKVITMQKLFGQVMYTAKLLEAESGGVLVSVDKLKKGHAIIIYRGRNYRRPFKPICGNLLSKRKALHRSLEMQRIGSLKFFASQRQQAALDLKLKL; encoded by the exons ATGCCCgccactctcttcctctctcctctttccacTCTCCCAAACACCGCCCATCTTCTTCCCTCTCACGCGCAATTTTCCATCTCATCTTCCTTAAACCCAAAACCTCCACAAAACCCGACTCCCTCCAAAACCCCGCATTCCACGCCCCCATTGGAGTCCTTTTCGAGCTCCGACGCTTCCGTTAAGGCGCCTGCAGCTCCATGGATGAAGGGTCCGCTTCTTCTTCAACCTCACCAAGTCATTGACTTCTCAAAACCCAGAAATAGGAAGATCCCCGGCAATGCCAAACCCGAAAACTCCGATTCGGAGCTAGGAGGCAAGTTGGTCGGCATTAGAGGGGAGAGAGCAATCAAGCAAATTGTCCAGAGCATTGAGAGGCTTGGACCAAATGAGAATCCGGAAATACCCCAGAAAGGTTTTGGCGAGTTTGGGATTTGGGATTGCTTGGAGGGGCTCGTACAAGAGGATAATTCGGTAGGAACCCACAGAGGTTTTGGGGAGTTTGGAATTGGGAATTGCTTGGAGGGACTTGGAAAGGCCTACGACTCGAGGATTTCCGGGAAGAAAATGCCGTGGGAGAGGGAGGAAAGGATGGTGTTTCCGAGAGTAAAGAGGGAAAGGGTGGCGAGTGCGGTGGAATTGAGCCTTGAGAAAGAGTTGCTTGAGAGGTTGAGAAGTGAGGCTGCAAAGATGAGGAAATGGATCAAGGTTAAGAAGGCCGGGGTCACTCAAACCGTTGTTGATGATGTTAAGTTCATTTGGAAGGGGAATGAGCTCGCCATGCTCAAATTCGACGTGCCACTCTGCCGGAATATGTATAGAGCTCAAGAGATTCTTGAG ATGAAGACTGGAGGCATGGTTGTTTGGAGAAATAAAGACTCACTTGTTATTTATAGAGGGTGCAATTATCAATCAACTTCGAAATTTTTTCCAAAGAGGTGCCCACGCTCTGCTGGCTGTCAAGAAACATCATCCTCAGATCTCATTCAGCTGGATTTAGAAAAAAGTAGTATTTATCAATCTGAAACTTTTGAAAGTGCCGTGGATGAAAAGTTGAACAAAAAGAATGACAAAGGGGATCCTACACAAATCTTTCTAGAAACCAATGTGAATTGCCAACCAACAAGTAGGTCCTTGTATGAGAAGGAAGCAGATAGATTATTAGATGGCTTAGGACCTCGATTCATTGACTGGTGGATGCACAAGCCTTTGCCAGTAGATGCGGACTTGCTTCCAGAAGTGGTTCCTGGATTTAAGGCTCCAATTAGGCATTGTCCACCAAACACTAGATCAAAGCTAACAGATGATGAACTAACTAACTTGAGGAAGTCCGCTCGTTCATTGCCTACTCATTTTGTCTTAG GAAGGAATAGGAAACTTCAAGGCTTGGCTGCTGCCATCTTAAAGTTGTGGGAGAAAAGTCAGATAGCAAAGATTGCTGTGAAGTTCGGAGTTCCAAATACAAACAATGAGCAAATGGCATATGAGCTGAAG TGTCTCACAGGAGGAGTTCTGTTACTGCGCAATAAGTTTATTATATTACTCTATAGAGGCAAGGACTTTCTTCCTTGTGGAGTGTCGGATTTAGTAGCAAAAAGAGAAATAGAGCTCAATAGATGGCAACTCCATGAAGAACATGCACGCCTGAAAGCAATTGAAATTTTTTCTGAAGATGATGAACCATTAGGCAGTACTGGCACAGTGGGAACATTATCAGAATTCCATAATATCCAAACAGAGTATGGAGACCTTATAAGAAGAAATAAAGACATTGAAATTAAGCTGGAAGCTGAAAAGGCACGACTGGGGAGGGAGCTGAGGAATCAAGAGCACAAGGCGTTCATT CTAAACagaaaaatagagaaatcaacaaataagttatcaaagTTGAATTCTCAATGGACACCGGCTGAGCAGGATGTTGACCAAGAAATGATGactgaagaagagagagaatgtttcCGAAAGATAGGACTGAAGATGCATAGTTGCTTAGTACTTG GTAGGCGTGGGGTCTTTAATGGGGTAAAGGAAGGTATTCATCAGCACTGGAAGCACAGGGAGGTAGTCAAAGTTATTACAATGCAGAAACTGTTTGGACAGGTCATGTACACTGCGAAGCTTCTTGAAGCAGAAAGTGGTGGGGTTCTCGTCTCGGTGGATAAGCTAAAAAAGGGCCACGCTATTATTATCTATCGTGGGAGAAATTACCGACGGCCTTTTAAGCCAATATGTGGGAATCTTCTATCTAAAAGAAAAGCATTACATAGATCTCTTGAAATGCAGAGAATTGGA tCGCTCAAGTTTTTTGCATCCCAGAGACAGCAGGCAGCCTTAGATTTGAAACTGAAACTG TAA
- the LOC103444327 gene encoding chloroplastic group IIA intron splicing facilitator CRS1, chloroplastic isoform X2, translated as MPATLFLSPLSTLPNTAHLLPSHAQFSISSSLNPKPPQNPTPSKTPHSTPPLESFSSSDASVKAPAAPWMKGPLLLQPHQVIDFSKPRNRKIPGNAKPENSDSELGGKLVGIRGERAIKQIVQSIERLGPNENPEIPQKGFGEFGIWDCLEGLVQEDNSVGTHRGFGEFGIGNCLEGLGKAYDSRISGKKMPWEREERMVFPRVKRERVASAVELSLEKELLERLRSEAAKMRKWIKVKKAGVTQTVVDDVKFIWKGNELAMLKFDVPLCRNMYRAQEILEMKTGGMVVWRNKDSLVIYRGCNYQSTSKFFPKRCPRSAGCQETSSSDLIQLDLEKSSIYQSETFESAVDEKLNKKNDKGDPTQIFLETNVNCQPTSRSLYEKEADRLLDGLGPRFIDWWMHKPLPVDADLLPEVVPGFKAPIRHCPPNTRSKLTDDELTNLRKSARSLPTHFVLGRNRKLQGLAAAILKLWEKSQIAKIAVKFGVPNTNNEQMAYELKCLTGGVLLLRNKFIILLYRGKDFLPCGVSDLVAKREIELNRWQLHEEHARLKAIEIFSEDDEPLGSTGTVGTLSEFHNIQTEYGDLIRRNKDIEIKLEAEKARLGRELRNQEHKAFILNRKIEKSTNKLSKLNSQWTPAEQDVDQEMMTEEERECFRKIGLKMHSCLVLGRRGVFNGVKEGIHQHWKHREVVKVITMQKLFGQVMYTAKLLEAESGGVLVSVDKLKKGHAIIIYRGRNYRRPFKPICGNLLSKRKALHRSLEMQRIGSLKFFASQRQQAALDLKLKLNVEIL; from the exons ATGCCCgccactctcttcctctctcctctttccacTCTCCCAAACACCGCCCATCTTCTTCCCTCTCACGCGCAATTTTCCATCTCATCTTCCTTAAACCCAAAACCTCCACAAAACCCGACTCCCTCCAAAACCCCGCATTCCACGCCCCCATTGGAGTCCTTTTCGAGCTCCGACGCTTCCGTTAAGGCGCCTGCAGCTCCATGGATGAAGGGTCCGCTTCTTCTTCAACCTCACCAAGTCATTGACTTCTCAAAACCCAGAAATAGGAAGATCCCCGGCAATGCCAAACCCGAAAACTCCGATTCGGAGCTAGGAGGCAAGTTGGTCGGCATTAGAGGGGAGAGAGCAATCAAGCAAATTGTCCAGAGCATTGAGAGGCTTGGACCAAATGAGAATCCGGAAATACCCCAGAAAGGTTTTGGCGAGTTTGGGATTTGGGATTGCTTGGAGGGGCTCGTACAAGAGGATAATTCGGTAGGAACCCACAGAGGTTTTGGGGAGTTTGGAATTGGGAATTGCTTGGAGGGACTTGGAAAGGCCTACGACTCGAGGATTTCCGGGAAGAAAATGCCGTGGGAGAGGGAGGAAAGGATGGTGTTTCCGAGAGTAAAGAGGGAAAGGGTGGCGAGTGCGGTGGAATTGAGCCTTGAGAAAGAGTTGCTTGAGAGGTTGAGAAGTGAGGCTGCAAAGATGAGGAAATGGATCAAGGTTAAGAAGGCCGGGGTCACTCAAACCGTTGTTGATGATGTTAAGTTCATTTGGAAGGGGAATGAGCTCGCCATGCTCAAATTCGACGTGCCACTCTGCCGGAATATGTATAGAGCTCAAGAGATTCTTGAG ATGAAGACTGGAGGCATGGTTGTTTGGAGAAATAAAGACTCACTTGTTATTTATAGAGGGTGCAATTATCAATCAACTTCGAAATTTTTTCCAAAGAGGTGCCCACGCTCTGCTGGCTGTCAAGAAACATCATCCTCAGATCTCATTCAGCTGGATTTAGAAAAAAGTAGTATTTATCAATCTGAAACTTTTGAAAGTGCCGTGGATGAAAAGTTGAACAAAAAGAATGACAAAGGGGATCCTACACAAATCTTTCTAGAAACCAATGTGAATTGCCAACCAACAAGTAGGTCCTTGTATGAGAAGGAAGCAGATAGATTATTAGATGGCTTAGGACCTCGATTCATTGACTGGTGGATGCACAAGCCTTTGCCAGTAGATGCGGACTTGCTTCCAGAAGTGGTTCCTGGATTTAAGGCTCCAATTAGGCATTGTCCACCAAACACTAGATCAAAGCTAACAGATGATGAACTAACTAACTTGAGGAAGTCCGCTCGTTCATTGCCTACTCATTTTGTCTTAG GAAGGAATAGGAAACTTCAAGGCTTGGCTGCTGCCATCTTAAAGTTGTGGGAGAAAAGTCAGATAGCAAAGATTGCTGTGAAGTTCGGAGTTCCAAATACAAACAATGAGCAAATGGCATATGAGCTGAAG TGTCTCACAGGAGGAGTTCTGTTACTGCGCAATAAGTTTATTATATTACTCTATAGAGGCAAGGACTTTCTTCCTTGTGGAGTGTCGGATTTAGTAGCAAAAAGAGAAATAGAGCTCAATAGATGGCAACTCCATGAAGAACATGCACGCCTGAAAGCAATTGAAATTTTTTCTGAAGATGATGAACCATTAGGCAGTACTGGCACAGTGGGAACATTATCAGAATTCCATAATATCCAAACAGAGTATGGAGACCTTATAAGAAGAAATAAAGACATTGAAATTAAGCTGGAAGCTGAAAAGGCACGACTGGGGAGGGAGCTGAGGAATCAAGAGCACAAGGCGTTCATT CTAAACagaaaaatagagaaatcaacaaataagttatcaaagTTGAATTCTCAATGGACACCGGCTGAGCAGGATGTTGACCAAGAAATGATGactgaagaagagagagaatgtttcCGAAAGATAGGACTGAAGATGCATAGTTGCTTAGTACTTG GTAGGCGTGGGGTCTTTAATGGGGTAAAGGAAGGTATTCATCAGCACTGGAAGCACAGGGAGGTAGTCAAAGTTATTACAATGCAGAAACTGTTTGGACAGGTCATGTACACTGCGAAGCTTCTTGAAGCAGAAAGTGGTGGGGTTCTCGTCTCGGTGGATAAGCTAAAAAAGGGCCACGCTATTATTATCTATCGTGGGAGAAATTACCGACGGCCTTTTAAGCCAATATGTGGGAATCTTCTATCTAAAAGAAAAGCATTACATAGATCTCTTGAAATGCAGAGAATTGGA tCGCTCAAGTTTTTTGCATCCCAGAGACAGCAGGCAGCCTTAGATTTGAAACTGAAACTG AATGTTGAGATCTTGTAG
- the LOC103444140 gene encoding delta(7)-sterol-C5(6)-desaturase-like — MEDSYLNPFLEETTFYNRIVLGTIVPNRVWDPLPHFFQTWLRNYVGGTLIYLVSGFLWCLYIYYLKRNVYLPKDAIPSNKAMLLQIYVAMKAMPWYSALPTVSEYMVENGWAKCFARISDVGWPAYLLYLAIYLVFVEFGIYWMHRELHDIKPLYKYLHATHHIYNKQNTLSPFAGLAFHPIDGILQAVPHVLALFLVPTHFTTHIALLFIEAIWTANIHDCIHAKIWPVMGAGYHTIHHTTYRHNYGHFTIWMDWMCGTLRDPLDDESKVL; from the exons ATGGAGGACTCCTACCTGAACCCGTTCTTGGAGGAGACGACGTTTTATAACCGCATTGTGCTCGGCACCATCGTCCCCAATAGAGTGTGGGACCCACTCCCCCACTTCTTCCAGACGTGGCTGCGCAACTACGTCGGCGGGACCTTGATCTACCTAGTCTCCGGCTTCCTTTGGTGCCTGTACATTTACTACCTGAAACGCAACGTTTATCTCCCCAAAG ATGCCATTCCCTCTAATAAGGCCATGCTTTTGCAAATATATGTTGCCATGAAGGCCATGCCTTGGTACAGTGCTCTTCCAACTGTTTCTGAGTACATGGTTGAAAATGGCTGGGCTAAGTGCTTTGCAAGAATAAGTGATGTTGGTTGGCCCGCTTACCTCTTGTATTTAGCAATTTATCTTGTATTTGTGGAGTTCGGAATTTATTGGATGCACAGGGAGTTGCATGACATAAAACCTCTGTATAAATATCTTCATGCTACCCATCACATCTACAACAAGCAGAACACCCTCTCTCCGTTTGCTG GTTTGGCTTTTCACCCGATTGATGGGATACTGCAGGCAGTTCCACATGTTTTAGCTCTATTTCTTGTACCAACGCATTTTACAACCCACATAGCGCTCCTATTTATCGAGGCCATATGGACAGCGAACATTCACGATTGCATCCATGCCAAAATATGGCCTGTCATGGGTGCCGGCTACCACACCATACATCATACTACATACCGCCATAACTATGGCCATTTTACCATATGGATGGATTGGATGTGTGGAACGCTTCGTGACCCCTTGGACGATGAATCAAAGGTCTTATGA
- the LOC103444327 gene encoding chloroplastic group IIA intron splicing facilitator CRS1, chloroplastic isoform X1, whose translation MPATLFLSPLSTLPNTAHLLPSHAQFSISSSLNPKPPQNPTPSKTPHSTPPLESFSSSDASVKAPAAPWMKGPLLLQPHQVIDFSKPRNRKIPGNAKPENSDSELGGKLVGIRGERAIKQIVQSIERLGPNENPEIPQKGFGEFGIWDCLEGLVQEDNSVGTHRGFGEFGIGNCLEGLGKAYDSRISGKKMPWEREERMVFPRVKRERVASAVELSLEKELLERLRSEAAKMRKWIKVKKAGVTQTVVDDVKFIWKGNELAMLKFDVPLCRNMYRAQEILEMKTGGMVVWRNKDSLVIYRGCNYQSTSKFFPKRCPRSAGCQETSSSDLIQLDLEKSSIYQSETFESAVDEKLNKKNDKGDPTQIFLETNVNCQPTSRSLYEKEADRLLDGLGPRFIDWWMHKPLPVDADLLPEVVPGFKAPIRHCPPNTRSKLTDDELTNLRKSARSLPTHFVLGRNRKLQGLAAAILKLWEKSQIAKIAVKFGVPNTNNEQMAYELKCLTGGVLLLRNKFIILLYRGKDFLPCGVSDLVAKREIELNRWQLHEEHARLKAIEIFSEDDEPLGSTGTVGTLSEFHNIQTEYGDLIRRNKDIEIKLEAEKARLGRELRNQEHKAFILNRKIEKSTNKLSKLNSQWTPAEQDVDQEMMTEEERECFRKIGLKMHSCLVLGRRGVFNGVKEGIHQHWKHREVVKVITMQKLFGQVMYTAKLLEAESGGVLVSVDKLKKGHAIIIYRGRNYRRPFKPICGNLLSKRKALHRSLEMQRIGSLKFFASQRQQAALDLKLKLEKPRMALEEFPRIEAYLPALV comes from the exons ATGCCCgccactctcttcctctctcctctttccacTCTCCCAAACACCGCCCATCTTCTTCCCTCTCACGCGCAATTTTCCATCTCATCTTCCTTAAACCCAAAACCTCCACAAAACCCGACTCCCTCCAAAACCCCGCATTCCACGCCCCCATTGGAGTCCTTTTCGAGCTCCGACGCTTCCGTTAAGGCGCCTGCAGCTCCATGGATGAAGGGTCCGCTTCTTCTTCAACCTCACCAAGTCATTGACTTCTCAAAACCCAGAAATAGGAAGATCCCCGGCAATGCCAAACCCGAAAACTCCGATTCGGAGCTAGGAGGCAAGTTGGTCGGCATTAGAGGGGAGAGAGCAATCAAGCAAATTGTCCAGAGCATTGAGAGGCTTGGACCAAATGAGAATCCGGAAATACCCCAGAAAGGTTTTGGCGAGTTTGGGATTTGGGATTGCTTGGAGGGGCTCGTACAAGAGGATAATTCGGTAGGAACCCACAGAGGTTTTGGGGAGTTTGGAATTGGGAATTGCTTGGAGGGACTTGGAAAGGCCTACGACTCGAGGATTTCCGGGAAGAAAATGCCGTGGGAGAGGGAGGAAAGGATGGTGTTTCCGAGAGTAAAGAGGGAAAGGGTGGCGAGTGCGGTGGAATTGAGCCTTGAGAAAGAGTTGCTTGAGAGGTTGAGAAGTGAGGCTGCAAAGATGAGGAAATGGATCAAGGTTAAGAAGGCCGGGGTCACTCAAACCGTTGTTGATGATGTTAAGTTCATTTGGAAGGGGAATGAGCTCGCCATGCTCAAATTCGACGTGCCACTCTGCCGGAATATGTATAGAGCTCAAGAGATTCTTGAG ATGAAGACTGGAGGCATGGTTGTTTGGAGAAATAAAGACTCACTTGTTATTTATAGAGGGTGCAATTATCAATCAACTTCGAAATTTTTTCCAAAGAGGTGCCCACGCTCTGCTGGCTGTCAAGAAACATCATCCTCAGATCTCATTCAGCTGGATTTAGAAAAAAGTAGTATTTATCAATCTGAAACTTTTGAAAGTGCCGTGGATGAAAAGTTGAACAAAAAGAATGACAAAGGGGATCCTACACAAATCTTTCTAGAAACCAATGTGAATTGCCAACCAACAAGTAGGTCCTTGTATGAGAAGGAAGCAGATAGATTATTAGATGGCTTAGGACCTCGATTCATTGACTGGTGGATGCACAAGCCTTTGCCAGTAGATGCGGACTTGCTTCCAGAAGTGGTTCCTGGATTTAAGGCTCCAATTAGGCATTGTCCACCAAACACTAGATCAAAGCTAACAGATGATGAACTAACTAACTTGAGGAAGTCCGCTCGTTCATTGCCTACTCATTTTGTCTTAG GAAGGAATAGGAAACTTCAAGGCTTGGCTGCTGCCATCTTAAAGTTGTGGGAGAAAAGTCAGATAGCAAAGATTGCTGTGAAGTTCGGAGTTCCAAATACAAACAATGAGCAAATGGCATATGAGCTGAAG TGTCTCACAGGAGGAGTTCTGTTACTGCGCAATAAGTTTATTATATTACTCTATAGAGGCAAGGACTTTCTTCCTTGTGGAGTGTCGGATTTAGTAGCAAAAAGAGAAATAGAGCTCAATAGATGGCAACTCCATGAAGAACATGCACGCCTGAAAGCAATTGAAATTTTTTCTGAAGATGATGAACCATTAGGCAGTACTGGCACAGTGGGAACATTATCAGAATTCCATAATATCCAAACAGAGTATGGAGACCTTATAAGAAGAAATAAAGACATTGAAATTAAGCTGGAAGCTGAAAAGGCACGACTGGGGAGGGAGCTGAGGAATCAAGAGCACAAGGCGTTCATT CTAAACagaaaaatagagaaatcaacaaataagttatcaaagTTGAATTCTCAATGGACACCGGCTGAGCAGGATGTTGACCAAGAAATGATGactgaagaagagagagaatgtttcCGAAAGATAGGACTGAAGATGCATAGTTGCTTAGTACTTG GTAGGCGTGGGGTCTTTAATGGGGTAAAGGAAGGTATTCATCAGCACTGGAAGCACAGGGAGGTAGTCAAAGTTATTACAATGCAGAAACTGTTTGGACAGGTCATGTACACTGCGAAGCTTCTTGAAGCAGAAAGTGGTGGGGTTCTCGTCTCGGTGGATAAGCTAAAAAAGGGCCACGCTATTATTATCTATCGTGGGAGAAATTACCGACGGCCTTTTAAGCCAATATGTGGGAATCTTCTATCTAAAAGAAAAGCATTACATAGATCTCTTGAAATGCAGAGAATTGGA tCGCTCAAGTTTTTTGCATCCCAGAGACAGCAGGCAGCCTTAGATTTGAAACTGAAACTG GAGAAGCCAAGAATGGCTTTGGAGGAATTTCCAAGGATTGAAGCCTACCTTCCAGCATTAGTCTGA